The Panicum hallii strain FIL2 chromosome 5, PHallii_v3.1, whole genome shotgun sequence genome contains the following window.
TTTTTCGCCCTTGTGCTGCCAATTGTCGAAATGAAGATCGATGATTAGGTGTGTATATCCATGGATGGACCATGTCCTGGCAGTCTTTTTCAGGCTGTACCAAGCACATTGTGATGCGGACAGGCAGATCTATCTGATCGGGATATTCTCTGTCACGTACGTCCAGGAAACGTAGTTCACGGACCAAGTCGTTAGCTGACAGCGACATGGTGGTTTGGCCATCTTTATTTGTGTTCCGTAGCGGTTAATGGAGTTGATTGTACGCAGCGCAGTGATCTCGTAGCAGTCAGTACACGAATAAAGTGACGGCGAATTTTGAGATGGACGATAGGTCCATGTGTACATCTTTCAATTGAAATTTCAAATCATATTATCCAAATTTTATGCTCTCATTTTTTTTTGCTCTCAGTGGACGCACGTAACAATTAAACGGTCGCCGTTAGAACGTTGGGATCTAGGACTAGGAGTATGAATTTCAATCTAATTCGAAATTGTTTATTTTTTCGAATTAAACTCAATGCAACACGATTAGGCTCGATCAGCTCTGCCATTTCCGCCCGCTAAGAAAAACACTAAAAATAGAGGTCATTCCCCTTCTGCGTCCTTTCCTTCCGAGGTCGCCACCGCGTCCGTCCTCCCCCCTCcgcaccacctccaccacgaGGCAACACGCGCCAACGATCCTCCCGAGCCGCAGAATCCCGCCCCGCGCGCTCGCACTCGGCGCGCCGCCACCCAGGTCCAGCCGGCCACGCGCccgcgccctccgccgccggccgcgccatGCCGCGGCGGGGCGAGACGGCGGTGGTCCCCATTGACGCGGCCAGCGGCGAACGAGGAGGCCAGGAGCGGCCCAAGGGGGAGCGCCACCGGAGCCACGGCCCGGGACACCACTGCCGCCACGGCCcgcaccggagccgcccgccgccgccgccgccgcccgtgttcCGCCCGTTCCGGCGGTGGTTCCCGTTCCTCGTGCCGCTCTTCATCGTCGCCAATGTCGCCCTCTTCGTCCTCACCATGTACGTCAATGACTGCCCCGCGCACGCccgggccgccggcgccgcgatAGGGGGATCCGTCGGCGAGAGCGCCACCGCGCAGGGTTGCTGGCTCGCGCCGGAGCTCGGCAGGTTCGCGTTCCAGTCGTTCAAGGAGAACCCCCTCGtcggcccctcctccgccaCGTAATGCGCTATTCAAATCTGTCCAAATTTTGCATCTTTCTGCTGTTTGCTCGGTTTAGGCTATTGATTTAGATGTATGCAGTGTAACAGATTATGACGATTTTATGAAATGTACTTCCTTTATGGCCTTCCGTTTCGAAGTGTGCATTATTTTATTAAATTGCTTATATCGACGTCTTTTCAGGCAGCAATTTCTGTCACTTTTCCTTTTATCTTCCAGCGAGAATccttctttgttctttttttaaTAAATAATCCTCACAGTTTATTTGTATTGGATTTTATCCTAAACATTAAATTTTGTATTAAATGAGGTTGGAGGTTTTGAATGTGATGCTTCTGACACACTTGTTGGTCTAAACGATTCCTGATGCAATGTTCTAaacaagagagagagagcgagaagATAGTATTTTTGTAGGGTTAAATTACTAAAGTTGGTCTAAGTGGATGATTTTATTAGTCAGCTACTTGTTTCTATCTTGTTCATATTAACGAAAGAAATTTTCTTTGTTTCACTTTTATGTGGTTATGTTTGAATTACTAGCTATTGGAAGCATGGTATATGGTAGAGATCCTGACAATACCTTTTATGTATCATGGATTGAATAATCTTCTTCCTAAAATAAAATAGTTGCTCATATCCAAATCTTAGACCAGTGAGGAAGCAGTAGCAGTGATACAATAACATTGTGTACTGTTCTATAATTTTGTTAAACAGTATTGTTTGATAATGTATTTAGGATCGCTTTTCACTATTGAGATTTTTTTATTAAGCCCTCAAGTGGCAGTCCTGTTGATTTTTCTCCTGCTCATTGATATAATCTTGATAGCTTGGAGGTTCAACTAACATATTCAATTCCCCAGGCTGTTGAAAATGGGGGCACTGGAAACCAGTAAAGTTACCAAAGATCACGAAGGCTGGCGCCTCATTACATGCATTTGGTTGCATGCTGGAGTTATCCACATACTCGCTAATATGTTGAGTCTCGTATTGATTGGAATCAGGCTCGAGAAGGAATTTGGCTTCAGTAAGTGTCATTTTCTATTTTGAGGGAAACAGATTCTTAATACCCGCACACTACATTTTTATTATCTGGAGTTCATTTTGACCCCTGTACACTGAACTTCTATTATCTGGAGTCAGATGGTTCCTTCAAGGCCCTGATGATCATATAACTTGACCATTGTTGAATGATTGTCTGTTGCAGTGAGGATTGGTACACTGTATGTGATCTCTGGTGTTGGTGGCAGCTTGCTGTCATCTTTATTTATGGTGTCAAATATATCTGTTGGTGCTTCAGGTGCACTATTTGGACTATTGGGCTCCATGCTGTCAGAGCTCATAACAAATTGGACGATATATGAGAACAAGGTTGATTCTAAATATATGCAATGTTTTCACAAATTATTCCATATTCTGTGTTTCTAATTATGTTCTTGTTTTAAAAAATTCAGATCGCAGCACTCATGACTCTAGTTATGATCATTGTCATCAACTTAGCTGTTGGAATCCTTCCACATGTTGACAACTTTGCTCACCTCGGAGGATTTACATCAGGGTTCTTTCTCGGTTTTGTGTTGCTAATGCGACCGCAGTTTGGATATATTAACCAAAAGAACTCTCCTCTTGGATATCCCATGGGTGTAACTAAACGGAAGTTCAAGATATATCAAATCATACTTTTTGTTATTGCGCTAGTGATATTAATTTCTGGGTAAGTACCATACTGATCAGAAGAATGATAATGATCTAATCAGCCTTTGCACTTcaactgtttttttttttgctaaacCTTATTGTTGGCAGGTTCACTGTTGGCTTGGTGTTGCTTTTTCAAGGGTTCAATGCTAGTGAACACTGTTCTTGGTGCCATTATTTGAGCTGTGTGCCTACTTCAAAGTGGAGCTGCAAAGCACCAAGTAACTATTGCATGGTAAGCCTTTTTCTGTATCTACGGATCTGATACTTTTTAACTTGTTAGTTGGGACAACTTGTGTTTAAGAGAAAACCTTAATATATATTAACACAGGATAAGCACAAATGCCAACTcttgagttttttttttaactttATGTAAATCTCTTAGATAAAATCATGAAAATCATCAGAACTTCAACCACAAGCTGTAACAGCATATTATGATAGTGAAAATATTGCATTGATTGGTTTTCAACTAATATGCTGTTTGCAGTTTTGCTCTGCCTTTCCTGTAAGCATAATGAGAACTTTCTTAGGGAGATCATTTACTTTCAATATGATGGTCATGTTTTCATTGCAGCCATTAAGTGCTTAAATTCATGTTTCATTTTTTATTTATAGCCTCGCTGTAAGTTTACTAATATAAGCTTTTTCTGCAGTCTTCACAGCTTGGAAATCAATTAAATCTGACATGCCAAAGCACTGGAAAGGCCGCAACATATGTTCTCAGCAATCCAAACAACACGGAAGCAATTAAAAATCTTTGTGTTGGCCTTTGCAGTTAATGGTGAATGTATGTACTTTCTAACATGGAATTGATGCCAGCATATCTATGGAAAAGATGAATAGAAGCTGATGTTGACATTGAGATTCTCTGGTAATGCTTTTATGGGCGTCTTTGGTTTTTATTCTTCTTGTGCATGCTGTGTATTATGATTGTCAGTTGGCAATTATAAAAGATGGATAATTTAAGACAGTAGTTTCTGCGACAAAGATAAAGAGGTGTCAAACATAAACTTATGTTGAGACTTGAGAGAATGATGACTTGGTGGATCTCCTCATTTCTCAGAAAGAACAAAATAGAACAGTAGATGGAATATGTGTACATACTTAGATTGTTTTCCCAAATATTAGCTACAGAGAGGGAGATAGGGGCAACCATGGCAAACATAGAAGGAATTAGGAGTTAGTCCTGGTTAAAGTAAAATTGTTGCATCACATATACTGAAGAAAGATGCTTACACAAGACCCAAGCCAAGCGTCGAGTCATGAATGCTCTCTAACTCCTATGCTGTGCTATTTCTTCCTAGGTTAGCATCCCTCTTCATTGTTTCCTTCCACTTTTGACATAGATATCATTTTATATCCCTGGTTCCCCTGCTCTTGCCAATGGTTGTTCCATGGTGTCAGGGATGCATTCTTGCACTTTGATTTTATTATCTCAATCCATCAAAGATACCAAGTATTCAACTGGATGACATGGTCTGCACTCATCACTTTATATAGACTATTCATGTCTATGATTTCCTACATCATTTACATAGTAGAACTATTTATGTGTTCTTGTAACTATATGTTTATGGAGTCGAGAGATTAACCACTAGGTCCATAGTGAAATAAGTTCTGACATGGGTCCATCTTTTGGAATGATTATTTCATAAGGAAATCTCCTTTATGAGGCAACTACTAACACTGGACCAGAAAAGTTAGCGAGTGTAAACTAACCAAATTGCACATGGATAATAGTATAAAAACGGGAACAAGATACAAAGTTCCATTAATGTTTCAGCTTTCAGGTTAGGAGGGAAGTAGCATAATGTTGCAGCCTACAGTGGTGTGACTTACAGATACATAGCAGATAGGTGCCTGTCACTAATGTGCAAGAGCAAAACAGACATAGCCTACAGGACATTTATGTCAAGACCTCTAGATGTGATACATGCCATAGCTTCAACCTGTATACCGCCACTAACTGCTTGTCTTCAGCTGCTCGAAAATATAATTCACCACCTCTGCCATTGTTGCCTTCCTCCCTTCCCTGAAATTCCAGAGCTCATTCACAGCATGCCGTCCTTGAGGACTGTACTCGTTGAGCTCTCTCAGGGTAACCTTCACTGCATTGCAGACAATGTCACCATACTCAGTCCATAACTGTCTCAATTTTGGATCGTCTTCATTCACAACGTCCTGAAATCATCCAGATGCGAGGCTTTTTAAGTAAATGACTCTTCAAACAGAATCGAGAACATGCAACTGCAGATATCAATGTATATAAATTGGACAGGTACCTTTTCTTCTCCATCGACCAAAATAGTTGTAAAGGGATTCCAGGATTTGTTCTCGAGTTCCTTTTGCCAACTTGAGACCAAGCTTGCTGCTTTGCCCTCTGGGTCGTCATCCCTGTACTTCCTCTTGCATGCATGGTGGAAGGGCTTTTCATCAAGTTGTCCCATTCTTTTGATCCCTATAACTGTGCAATCGCCAATCACCATGCTCTCCAAACACTGAGCATTGTGATCATTCGGTGGAGGAAACT
Protein-coding sequences here:
- the LOC112894269 gene encoding RHOMBOID-like protein 1, with translation MPRRGETAVVPIDAASGERGGQERPKGERHRSHGPGHHCRHGPHRSRPPPPPPPVFRPFRRWFPFLVPLFIVANVALFVLTMYVNDCPAHARAAGAAIGGSVGESATAQGCWLAPELGRFAFQSFKENPLVGPSSATLLKMGALETSKVTKDHEGWRLITCIWLHAGVIHILANMLSLVLIGIRLEKEFGFMRIGTLYVISGVGGSLLSSLFMVSNISVGASGALFGLLGSMLSELITNWTIYENKIAALMTLVMIIVINLAVGILPHVDNFAHLGGFTSGFFLGFVLLMRPQFGYINQKNSPLGYPMGVTKRKFKIYQIILFVIALVILISGFTVGLVLLFQGFNASEHCSWCHYLSCVPTSKWSCKAPSNYCMSSQLGNQLNLTCQSTGKAATYVLSNPNNTEAIKNLCVGLCS